In Candidatus Eremiobacteraceae bacterium, the genomic stretch CTCGCGTTCAAGGACGGGCGGGCGCTCCCGTTCCAGCATCTCCAGGGCCGGCTGCAGCGCAAGGTCGTCGATGCGTCGCACATCGAGGGCGTGCCGCTCGCGCTCGTCGTCTTCGACATCTTGGCGGAGCGCGATGACTTGCTCTTCGACCGTCCGCTCGGCGAGCGCCGCGCTCGGCTCGAAGCGTGGATCGAAAGCCTGCCCGCATCGGCTCGAAGCAACGTGCTGCTCGCCGTCGCGACATTCGTCACGCTGCGCGGAGATGCGCACGAACGCGCGTCGCTCCTCGAGCCCGCCTTCGAAGCCGCCCGCATGCGCGGCAACGAGGGGCTCATGATCAAAGCGCTCGCGTCGACATACACGCCTGGCCGGCGCGGCAAGCAATGGTTCAAGCTGAAGAAGGAGCTCGCGACGCTCGATTGCGTCGTCGTCGCCGTCGAATACGGACATGGAAAACGCAACGACGTCCTGTCGGACTACACGTTCGCGGTCCGCGCCGGCGATCGGCTCGTGACGATCGGCAAGGCGTACTCGGGACTCACCGACGCGGAGATAGCGACGATGACGCGCTGGTTCCTCGACCACGCGCTCGTCGACGAAGGCCGCCGCCTCGTCGTCGAGCCGACCATCGTCGTCGAGATCGCATTCGACATCATCCAGCGCAGTTCGCTGCACGAGTCCGGGCTGGCCATGCGCTTTCCACGCGTCGTAAGGCTCCGGCCGGATAAAGGGCCGGGGCAGGCGTCGACGCTGCGCGACGCGCTCGCTCTCGTCGCCGATTGACGCCTTTTCAGCATTTTCATCCGTCCGGACGCCCCGTCAAGAAACAATTCGCTGACCTCTGCAATATCGCGTTATAACCACTTGGCATTCCCGGAGACTTGTGCTACAGTCGAGCCAGCAACTAATTCCTTAGTTGAATAGCGGTTGAAGAGATATGAAGCTGAAAACCTCGTTCGCGGTTCTAGCTTTCTGCGTCGTCGCGAGTACGTTCTTGCTGACGCTCGACAGCGTTGCGGCCCGTGCGGACACCGCGTCGTTCACTGTGGCGATCGCCAAGGTCGCCGAGGATCCCAAGATCGACGGCACGATGAACGATCCGGCCTGGAAGCAGGCGACGCACGTCTCCCTCGACTGGGATTACCAATTCCGGCGCCCAGCCGAGGAGAAGACCGACGCTTACATCATGGCGGACTCGCAGTTCGTCTATGTGGCGGTGGTCGCGCAGCAGAAGGAACCCGTGACCGCGACGATCCGCACGAACGACGTCGCGCTCGCGGCGGACGACGTCGTGCGCGTCTACTTCTGGCCCGGGGGCGACAAAGGTTTCGAATATTTCTTCGTCGCGACGCCTATCGGCACGCACAACGAGTTCTCATCAGAGAATTCGGCGTTCGCGCCGTCCTGGACGTCGGCCGGATCGCGTACGCCGGACGGCTACATAGTCACGATGCGCATCCCGCTCAAAGTGATGCGGGGCGACGGCCGTACGACGTGGCGCGTGCAGTTCGAACGCGCGGTCCACGTGACGAACCAAGATTTCGAGTGGGCGCACGATCCGTCGCAGAACGGCGTCGACAACTCGACCTTCGTGGGCTACCTCACCGGCATGTCGCCGGTGCGAGCGAGCCTGCGGCCGTCGCCGCGTGTGGGCGTTTATGCGCTCGGCCAGGTCGGCTCGAGTTCTGCAGGCGGCGACACATCGCACATGGGCGCCGACATCTCCCTTCCGATAACGAACACGTCGTCGTTCTTCAGCACGCTCCATCCTGACTATTCGAACGTCGACCGCGACCAGCAATCGATTTCGCCGACCGCGTTCGCGCGCCAGTTCAGCGAAGTGCGCCCGTTCTTCACGCAGGGCTCGAACTCGTTTCAGAACTTCAACTGCAACGATTGCGTCGACTATCCGTTCCTCTATACCCCGGCGATCCCGACGCCGACCGACGGCTATGCGGTCGAGGGCGTTCAGGGCCTCGCCTCTTTTTCCGCCTTCGATGCGCTCGGGCACTTCGGCCGCTCAGACAATGCCGAAAGCCTGTCGTGGACGACGCCCGACAGGTATTGGCAAGGGCACGTCATGCATTTCAGCACGATCTTACCCGGCGTCTTCGACAGCACGAACATGTATCAGCTCATCGAAGGGAACCGGCGAAATTCGAGCATCTACTTCACAGACGCCCAAGAGACGGGATCGTTCGTCACCGATCCGGGTCAAGCGTACATGCGCGAGTGGGGCCTCAACCTCTACACGCAAAAGGAAGGCTTCTATCCGGCGTACCACGAGATCGGTCAGCAGTTCGCTCCGTTCGACACGTTCGTCACGGCGAACGACCTGCATGGCCCGTCGCTCTACATGACAAAGACGTGGGATTTCGCACCGACCGCCCCGGTCCTCAATTACACGCTCTCGCAAGACATCCAGCACTACGACAACAGCGCCGGCAAACTCGGGCTCGCCGACGCGTTCACCGTGTTGACGATCAACACGAAGTCGCAATTCCAATTTCAGGCGACGAGCGGTTATCAGTACTTCCTCATCGGCGCGTACGGGTCGACGATCGACCAGAACGGCGCCGCGCTCAGTTACGGACCGAACACGAACGCGCCGACGACCGTGACGTACAACATCGGGCGTTTCGGGCCGGGCTATCTGCGCACGACGACCCGCCTTGCGACGCTTCGCACCGGACCGCGTGGAACGCTGACGCTCGAGGGCGATAACACGAACCAAACGCTCGACTTCGAAGGTGCCAAGGAAGTACAGTGGCTGGAGCGGGCGAGCTTTGCGTATCAGATCGATCCGCAGTCGTCGCTCGCGCTTGGCGTGCGCCACATCATCGGCACGAGCCCATTCGTAACGCCGCCGCCTCTTAATCTGCATCAGCCGTCGGGGGCGTGCTCGCCGCGTTTCGTATCGCCCGGATGCTTCTCCGACGCGTCGAATCTTTCGCTCGCGTACTACCACCACATCGGTCCGAACGAGTTATACCTCGTCTACGGCGACCCGAACCAGCTGAACACGCTGCCGGCGTTCATCATCAAGTTCGTCCACTACTTCGGCGCCCAAAAAGGCACCTGACGACTAGACCTCCGCGACCTTCCCCCAAAAAACGTAGCGGTCGAGCTTTAGCTCGACCGCCGCGGTCTGCCCAGATCGTCGGAACCGCTACATCGCCGACCCGTTGCTCGCCGGGATGTCGCCGCAGCTCACGTACTTCTTGATCAACGGCCCAGGTCCGGCGTGGACATTGATCGCGAAGTGACCGGTCTCGAGCGACGCGAGCGGCACATCGACGACCGTCGTCGACTTGCCGCCGACGACATTCGACAGCGGATACTTCGGCACCGGGTTGAGATTCGCGCACGATCCCGGATGGATGTGCGCGGGTTCGGATCCCTTCGTGTGCGACAGGCTTAGGACGACCTGCGTCTTGCTTCCCATCGCCGTGAGAGTCGCCGAACCGGTCTGCATCGATCCGTGTTGTGCCACGAGTTTGATTGTGATGGAATCGCTTTTCGCGCTGACGGCGGTTGCGATACAGGCGATCGCGACGAGCGCAAGCGCCGCTATGGATAACTTCATTGCCCTTCCTCCCATATTCGTTTTGCGGCGTGAAATCACACGCCGCTCACGGGCGTCCGGTTCGCTCAAGCAGCGGCGCCGCCTCTGCGTTCAGCGGACATGCGACGGGATTCGCTGGCGGGAAAAGCCAATGAAGGCAGCCTCGCGGGAGTAGCTCAGTTGGTAGAGCATCAGCTTCCCAAGCTGAGGGTCGCGGGTTCGAGGCCCGTCTCCCGCTTATAACGTGGAACACGGCGGCCGAGCATCGCGCTCGGCCGCTTTCATTTGTCTCGCGTATTCTCAACGTCGCCGTCGAGATGCCCGGGAATTCGGCGGTCCGAAGGTCGACGACTCGGCCCCGGGCGGCGCGCAAATGCAGCGGTGGGCCTGGGGTCCTTAGCCGAAAGAGAGATTTGTGTGACGAGGTAAGGCAGCGGACGCGATGGAATTCTCTCACTCGGTAGTCCGGTACGTTCGATTCCGGCCGATTGCGTTTTTCGCGTGATCTGTAGAGCGGCGATCGCAATGCGTTTCATCTCTTCCCTATTGATGACCGGTGTCTGTTTTGCGTTTCTAACCATGGGCGCTTATGCTGTTGCAGCTCCGCCGCCCGTGCCCACGCCGTCCGCTAACGGTTCGTCGCTGGCGGTAGGATATGTGCAGGCTGGAGTCACGAGTGCGGAGTCGGGTGACTACAACGGCGCGATCGAGCAATTCACCTTAGCGATCGCGGCTGATCCAAGCAATACAGACGCTTATCGCGACCGCGCGATCGCCCGCGATGACATCGGCGATTATAAAGACGCTCTCAGCGACTACACGCAAGTGCTCGCGCTGTCGCCCGACGACTCCGCCGCGCTTGGAGGCCGTGGAGAGGACCGATATCGGCTCGGTGACTATGCGGGAGCCGACACGGATTTCACGGCCTACCTCAAGCAGAATCCGGATAGTTCGAACGTTTTCATGAACCGAGGATACGCGCGGGCGAAAGAAGGCGACGGGGCAGGAGCAGCAGCCGATTTGCGGCGCGCGGTGAAGCTCGACCCGAACAACCTGGATATCCGCACGTCGCTCGCAGCCGCGGACGTCGAAGCGCACAACATGAGTGCGGCGTCGTCGGATCTGGATGCGGCGATCCACATCAATCCGAAATCGACGGCCTTGATCAAGATGCGCATGCAATTGCGCATGGAAATGGGCAATACAGCTGGTGCGTTGGACGATGCGCGCCGTCTGATCAAAGCGGGCAATGGCGACCCTGCTTCGTACGACCTTGCTTGCCAGATCGAGGCCGATGCCGAGCAGTACAAAGACGCTCTCGCAACGTGCGGTCAGGCGATCAAACTGCACCCGAACGACATCAACGCATACGGTACGTTGGAGCGCGTCAACGGGATGCTCAACCGCGACAGCGCCGTGCTCGACGACCTCAACGCGATGGTCCGTCTCGAACCGCAATCAGGAGAGGCTTACTACAGCCGGGCCCTATTCGAGGATGGTCACGGCGACCGAAAAGCAGCAGCAAGCGACTTTCGCACGGCGCTCAAGCTCTACAAGCTCGCGGGCGACTCGCCTCACGTCCAGCAGATCCAAGTGATCATGCAAGAGCGCGGTTATTAGGGTTAGACGGCTGAAGTAGTATTACGTGCCCCGCATAGTTTCGCTCCTCGCAAGCGGCACAGAGATCGTCTGCGCCCTCGGCGCCGGCGAGTGCCTCGTCGGTCGATCGCATGAGTGCGACCGGCCGGTGTGGGTGCGCCGGCTACCTGCGTGCACGCGTCCGACGTTCGACGTCTCGCAGACGAGCGGCGAGATCGATGCTGAAGTGAGGCGACGTCTCCGAACCGGAGAACCTCTTTACTCGATCGACGCGGACCTCATCGAAACTTTGCACGCCGACATTTTGATCGCCCAAGTCCACTGCGACGTCTGCGCTGTGACGCCGGACGATGCGCGGCGAGCCGGAACGGACGCGGGGAGACACGTCGTCGCGCTCCAAGCGGGCAGCGTCAAGGGCATCTTCGACGATATCGCGTCGATCGGCGGGGCTGTCGGCCTCGAAGACGCGGCAAGCGCTCTCATCGCAGATCTGAAAGCGCAAATCGAATCGGTGCGCCTCGCGACGGGCGGTACGACTCCGCGGCTCGTTCTCGTCCTCGAGTGG encodes the following:
- a CDS encoding DUF5916 domain-containing protein; translated protein: MKLKTSFAVLAFCVVASTFLLTLDSVAARADTASFTVAIAKVAEDPKIDGTMNDPAWKQATHVSLDWDYQFRRPAEEKTDAYIMADSQFVYVAVVAQQKEPVTATIRTNDVALAADDVVRVYFWPGGDKGFEYFFVATPIGTHNEFSSENSAFAPSWTSAGSRTPDGYIVTMRIPLKVMRGDGRTTWRVQFERAVHVTNQDFEWAHDPSQNGVDNSTFVGYLTGMSPVRASLRPSPRVGVYALGQVGSSSAGGDTSHMGADISLPITNTSSFFSTLHPDYSNVDRDQQSISPTAFARQFSEVRPFFTQGSNSFQNFNCNDCVDYPFLYTPAIPTPTDGYAVEGVQGLASFSAFDALGHFGRSDNAESLSWTTPDRYWQGHVMHFSTILPGVFDSTNMYQLIEGNRRNSSIYFTDAQETGSFVTDPGQAYMREWGLNLYTQKEGFYPAYHEIGQQFAPFDTFVTANDLHGPSLYMTKTWDFAPTAPVLNYTLSQDIQHYDNSAGKLGLADAFTVLTINTKSQFQFQATSGYQYFLIGAYGSTIDQNGAALSYGPNTNAPTTVTYNIGRFGPGYLRTTTRLATLRTGPRGTLTLEGDNTNQTLDFEGAKEVQWLERASFAYQIDPQSSLALGVRHIIGTSPFVTPPPLNLHQPSGACSPRFVSPGCFSDASNLSLAYYHHIGPNELYLVYGDPNQLNTLPAFIIKFVHYFGAQKGT
- a CDS encoding tetratricopeptide repeat protein, producing MQAGVTSAESGDYNGAIEQFTLAIAADPSNTDAYRDRAIARDDIGDYKDALSDYTQVLALSPDDSAALGGRGEDRYRLGDYAGADTDFTAYLKQNPDSSNVFMNRGYARAKEGDGAGAAADLRRAVKLDPNNLDIRTSLAAADVEAHNMSAASSDLDAAIHINPKSTALIKMRMQLRMEMGNTAGALDDARRLIKAGNGDPASYDLACQIEADAEQYKDALATCGQAIKLHPNDINAYGTLERVNGMLNRDSAVLDDLNAMVRLEPQSGEAYYSRALFEDGHGDRKAAASDFRTALKLYKLAGDSPHVQQIQVIMQERGY